A region from the Rhodothermales bacterium genome encodes:
- a CDS encoding OsmC family protein, with translation MKRKGSAVWTGSIKEGSGTVSTESGVLSTVNYSFSKRFGDEPGTNPEELIAAAHAGCYAMALSGELGRGAGLTAERLSVSATVSLERIESGFAITAVHLDLSAKVPGASEEAFLAAADTAKVNCPVSKVLNAKVTLDAQLES, from the coding sequence ATGAAGCGAAAGGGATCGGCCGTCTGGACAGGCAGCATCAAGGAAGGAAGCGGCACCGTTTCCACAGAGAGTGGCGTTCTTTCAACTGTAAACTACTCATTCAGCAAGCGATTCGGCGATGAGCCCGGGACAAACCCGGAGGAGCTCATCGCGGCTGCACATGCCGGCTGCTACGCGATGGCACTGTCGGGCGAACTGGGCCGCGGAGCCGGATTGACGGCCGAGCGCCTGAGCGTTTCGGCGACCGTTTCACTTGAGAGAATCGAGAGCGGCTTCGCCATCACGGCGGTACATCTCGACCTCTCGGCAAAGGTCCCGGGTGCATCGGAAGAGGCGTTTCTTGCAGCCGCGGACACAGCCAAGGTCAACTGCCCCGTGTCGAAAGTGTTGAACGCGAAGGTCACACTCGACGCCCAGCTTGAGTCGTAG